The genomic interval TACTGCTCGAACACCGTTTCGCGCACCAGCTCGGCCACGAAGAAGCGCACCGGCTGCGAGGAGACGTCGTCCTCGGGGAAGAAGAAGGGTCCCTCCGGGAGCCGCTCGGCGATCAGCGCGCGCAGCGCCTCCACCCCCTCGCCCGTCTCGGCCGAGACCTCCACCGGGTCGGCCCCGAAGAGTTCGCGGCTCCAGCGGCGCACCGCCTCGCGGCCCTCGCGCGAGGCCACGTCGAGCTTGTTGGCCACCACGACCAGCTCCGGCGCCGCGCGCACCAGCTCCAGCAGGTCCTCGCGGAAGGCCGGCGCCCCGTGGCTCGCGTCCACCAGCAGCAGCACCACGTCGGCGTCGCCGATCACCTCCGTGGCCTCGTGCATCATGGCCTTGTGCAGGAGATAGCGGGGATCGACGAGGCCCGGCGTGTCCACGAACACTATCTGCACGCCGCCGCGCGTGTCGATCCCCAGCACCCGCTCGCGCGTGGTCTGCGCCAGCGGCGTCACGATGCTGAGCTTCTGCTCCACCAGCCGGTTCATGAGCGACGACTTCCCCACGTTGGGAAAGCCGATCAGCGCCACGTAGCCGGCTTTGGTGGGTGCTTCGGCAGCTGCGTTCTCCGTCGTGGACATGCGCGAATTCTACG from Longimicrobium sp. carries:
- the era gene encoding GTPase Era; this encodes MSTTENAAAEAPTKAGYVALIGFPNVGKSSLMNRLVEQKLSIVTPLAQTTRERVLGIDTRGGVQIVFVDTPGLVDPRYLLHKAMMHEATEVIGDADVVLLLVDASHGAPAFREDLLELVRAAPELVVVANKLDVASREGREAVRRWSRELFGADPVEVSAETGEGVEALRALIAERLPEGPFFFPEDDVSSQPVRFFVAELVRETVFEQYGQEVPYSVAVKIEEFREASAPIYVRAVIFVERPTQKAILIGAGGSAIKRLGQAARMKVEEFVGAPVYLDLWVKVLPKWRKSPLELQRLGFTLPDTEKAR